The Fusarium falciforme chromosome 8, complete sequence region AATATAGCCCTCCCAGGGACACAGCCACAGCTAACTACAGAGCTGCCTATGAGACATACGGCGAATACCATGTATATCCTAATAGCCCAATTTAACCAGCCTGCCCTAATCTCTCCTTTGAGACTCATGGATTCTAGACCCAAGGGAAATAGACCGAGGTTTCTCAAACTGGTTTCTCAAACTGGTTTCTCAAACTAGTTTCTTAAACCTGGTCTGTCAAGCTCAGTTTAACAGACTAGGTTTCATAGACTAAAAGAGTTTGATAAACTGGATTGGGTTTCTCAAACTGGTTTGACAGGCTGGGTTTGGCAAACTGGAGTTTCTCAAACTGAGTTTGACAAACTGGGTTTAATAGACTAATCGGGTTTAACAGACTGGGTTTAACAGACTGGGTTTGACAGACTCGAGGTTTGACAGACTGGGGTTTGACAGACTGGGTTTGACAGACTGGGTTTGACAGACTGAGTTTGTCAGACTGAGTTTGACAGACTGGATTTTCGGGGTTTGACAGACTGGGGTTTGACAGACTCGAGGTTTGACAGACTCGAGGTTTGACAGACTGGGGTTTGACAGACTCGAGGTTTGACAGACTCGAGGTTTGACAGACTCGAGGTTTGACAGACTGGGGTTTGACAGACTGGGGTTTGACAGACTCGAGGTTTGACAGACTGGGTTTGACAGACTGAGTTTGTCAGACTGAGTTTGACAGACTGGATTTTCGGGGTTTGACAGACTGGGGTTTGACAGACTCGAGGTTTGACAGACTGGGTTTGACAGACTGAGTTTGTCAGACTGAGTTTGACAGACTGAGTTTGTCAGACTGAGTTTGACAGACTGGGTTTGACAGACTGAGTTTGTCAGACTGAGTTTGATAGACTGGATTTTCGGGGTTTGACAGACTGGGGTTTGACAAACTTGACTAGGTTTCTCAAACTGGTTTCTTAAACTATAGAGCTTAATAAACCTAGCTTAACATTCTCGACCTGGTTTTCTTAGGCTTTGTTATTTTAATTGCGATATTCTTTACTATTTTGCAAGTTGTCACCTAGGTATCTGCCGATTAAACAGCTCTTCTGTATCCTTTCGCTATCATCGCAACTCCTCCCGTTCCTGGGGATCCAGTCTATCAGGGATGTTTACTAGGGCCCCAGCTGTTGGGTTCTAAAGCAGCCTCTCCTCGTCCGCAACTTCACTTTGGAGTGCACATTTCCAGAGTTGGTATACCCCATGATCACGATACTTTGACCTGAACGACTGCTCTTCTTGGATAAAGACGGGCGCAGCGCCGAGGTTGGCAAGCATGCTAATGAATGATCGCTGTTGTTTTCGGTAAAGTCCAATTGGACGAGGCAAGGGATGATTCCTCAGTCCGAAATTGGACCTCATAACATTCAAATCGACTGGCCATCAGGGAGCGCTAATGAAGATGCATTGATGCTGGCTCCCCTTGACAGCAGCTTCTGTATCATGAGAGGGTGGCTGATGTCGTAAAACTTGGTGAAAAGCTCAGGAGGGCAAGGGTCAGGAGCCTCATAATCCGACATGGGCCATCACGAACGCTATGTATTGGCCCGTCATTGAAACAAGCATAGGCTGCCTCGACCCCGTCGTGCAAGGCCATTGCGAAGGAATACGCACCTTGTCTGCTAGGAAGCTCAGACATGTCCAGCAGTTAGCTCTCTGGATTCAAACTAATGGCCCTCGAATCGATACAAGGAAGCAGTGCAGGAGGTAACAGCACGGACAGGGGCAATTTAGAGACCCGGATAAAGAATGAGTTGGACGACAACAGCAAAAAAGAGGTGCTTGTGACACCCGACGGTCGTATCGCAGGATATTGTGCATCGGTAAAAAGGTACTTTGGGGAGCTATACCAACAAATCCAGGCGGGTCTGAAACACTCCATGAGGATGGCAATAAATGCTGTGAGTGGTTGCAGGCTGGCATATTCACAACGAGAACGGACGATTAGACAACTATTGAGGCGCGCTTCACTTTGTCAACTTATAGTGACTATTGTAGTCAGTCTCGACGATTAAATGGTTTGATATTGAGAGGCGTAGAGTGGTGTCCAGGCCGGACAAGATAGCGCGTCAAGCCGTCTCCCACCACCGGAAATAAACCAAGGGCGTCCCTTATCCTACGTTCCCTGGCTTAGTAAATGAAAAATGATAGCTACACATAGAGGGTACTTACAAAGACCCAATGGTATACATGAGAGCCACATTTGGTCAGCTTTCTAGCTACACCTAATGGCCTTGCTGGTTGCAATCAAGGTGTAAACTTGAATGCTGGGTGATCATGACCAAGGCCTTCGTGTTCCCGTGCCAAGCGACTGTCGCGCAACCCCACAGAACGCTTCTTGTTCTCCCTCATAGCCCACAAAGAGTGACAGCCCACGGCGAGGAACAGCACACAAGCACATGCCATATTGATGCTGTGGCCAGTTGGGTATTTCGGAGCTTCCGTGGCAATGTAGGTCCACGTCGAAAGCAACTGACCGAATCTGGAACAAGGAACTCATGTCAGCCAGATGTTGCGCAGAAATCAACAGACATGTTCCTTCTGTGTGGAAGACTCACCCTCCAAGACCAATGACATAGGCAGAAGCAATAGCCTTGACAGCAGGCCCGGAATTGTTATCGACAGACCAACTGAGCAGCAGAGGGCTTGAGCTGAATCCGCCAGACACAGCGAGAAACAAGCCAAAGTACCGCACAGCTACGCTAGAAACGAAATGGTTGAGCGTGAAGCCGATGAAGATGCAGGGCGCAAGAAGGCAGATGAAGAAAATGCCTCTTTTACGTAGGCGGTCTGAGAGTGTAGCCGTCGTGATGCAGACAATGGCCCCGAGCACGTAGGGGGGAACGGACATGAGCTGGGCCTGCTGACCGCTATAACCCATAGACTGCAGCAAGGTTGGCTACATTAAAATGTCAGTTGAACAGTCaggcagaagaagagctCATGCTTACCGTGAAGATGTGCAACGACCCCATGCAGCACAGGGAGCAAATCAGAGCCACGGCAACCAGCTGAGTGGGAACATGCATGATGGCACGCTTGAAAGTGACCTTGTTCATCTTCTCGTCAGGCAGGGCTTTGGCTTCGTCAATCAGGCGAGAGCACGCGTAGATGCGCTCCTCTTCAGTCAGAAAGCTTGAAGTGGCAGGGCTGTTAGGTAGAAGGACAACGGAGAAGCCAATGAGGATAGTGATCAGGCCCTCGAAGAACAGAACATGTCTCCACGTGTGCAGAATCCCGGAGGGGATGCGAGAGAACCCAGTAGCTAGCAGACCGCCAAAGGCCCCGGACAGGGACACGACAGCCGACAGGTAACCCATTCTCGTCGTGAGCTCGTGCCGTCGGTAAAAGCTTGCAAGCGTGAACATGATGCCAGGGAGGACACCGGCATCACACAGCCCGAGCATGATCCTGACAGCTATGATGCCGTGGAAGGAGATTGCGAAAGCCTGACACATGGTGACAATGCCGAAGGAAGTGGTCAGAAATGATAGCCAGATTTTTGGGCCGATTCGCTTGATGACCGCATTGGCCGGGCTAGATAATGTTTAGCACTGGTCTCTGACATTTGTGTTGGTAAGGAGATTCACATCTCAAGGAGAATGTAGGTAATGTAAAACAAAGACATTGCAATGTTGAACCTGTTTCCCGTAAGGTGCAGATCCTCCTTCAGTCCCAAGACTTTGGCGTTGCCCATGTTGGCTCGGTCAATCATGGAGCAAAGATGCATGAGGATGCAGAAAGGAAGCACTCGGCGGTCAAATTTGCGGCTGACAGCCTTGTCCAGAGCAGCACGCGTGTCGTGGGAAAGCGACTCAATGTGTTCCGTGGCGGCATTGGCTCCTTTGGCCGCATCGACCGACGGCTCTTCAAGAACGGCAGCGCTGGTGGGCTTTTCTGAAGCAGAATCCATGGTTGTCTCTGCCATCGATGCAATGAAGTGCAGTGAGATTCGCCGGGTTGATGTCAAAGAGGCAACGAGGATCAAAGGATGCGATGATGGCAGGTGGAAAGGCAGACAGGAAGACTTGGGCGGAATGGCCATGATATACTTTTTCCAAAGCGAATGAGCTCAACTAGCTAGTTCATCGTACCCATTCTCCATGGCTTCTCTTGATTGGTCTCCGCATCTCAAGGACAAGTTCCCCGGATCTCAAGAGTCCCCAGACTCCGGTGTTACCTCCGCATTGAGAAACCGGAAGTCATGTCTATTGGCTCGGAAAGTGGCCAGTGGAGTAAATTTTGGTGGCGACAACGAGGACtgtccttggccttcatcAGGCTACCCTGCTTCCGTTCCCCAGCAATGGACAAGCTAAGAGTAAAGGCTACTTTGAGCGACGTGGAATCCGATTGGTAATATTTCGTTCAACACAGGATAATTTTCAAGTTCTCCGCCTCTGTCAAGAGGAAACAAAGAGTTATAGACATTAATCTAATCTCGTTAGGCCTCCCTTTCGTTATGTTCGAAGGTTCTGGATAGAATTCTCCAACTTCTGAACTCAGGGGTGAAACAATATGAGAATTCCCAAACATGTTTGAGGATAGCAGTGATGCTGTGGATTTAACAGTTTGACCAAGATATCTACGGGTCTACATCGTCCCTTTTAGCTCCCAAACATGCCGTCCCCGAAAAGATTAAAGGGATCATCGCCGAAATCCAGGATTGTATCCAGATCAATATTGTTCAAAAGCTGGTAATCTGGTTGAAGCATAGCAAAACGGCCGAAGTCGATTTGCGAGAAGCTGTTGGCTGTGCCATCATTGCACATTGTCAAGTCCATGTTAAGCTCATCCACGCCAGAGCCATATGTGTCTAGATGCAGTCCCGTCTGGGCCTTGTGCGCCAAGGCTTGAAGAATGCAAGACAATTGCCCAGCCCAAGCACTGATCGCTCCGTAGTGTCGGAATAGATTCAACGCGAGGTTCCACGACGCAATGATGGTCGACTTTCCAAACCGGTCGACTACTTCGTCGCAAATGCAGGCCGCGATGAGAGCAGTGCCTGCGCTATAGAGATACAGAACGTTACTCCACCAGGTGTTTGTGAGGTCGCAACCATGCGTATTGGTTGAGGAGTACCCTATAACGTGCGTGGAGATGGTGTCGATAGCTTCGCATGCAGCCGAGGCGCAGGATATTGCGCACTCAACTGCGATCTGATGCGAGAGGTTGGGGTGGTCAATGGGCGGTTGATCCATTCCAGACTGCTGCTTGACTCTGACAAGGTGAGAGAGAACGGGTCGGAGGAGTATTATACGTGACTGTAATGATCTATTCCAAGTTGGAGAACGTCAGTTTGGAGAGACTGAAGTTTTTGTAAGGTGAAGTGAGAGTTCTAACTAGAAGAACGAACCTTTGATGGAAAATAACAGCATGGCGGTTGGAAAGAGAAAACTTCGACGACTCTGTGATGCTGGGCATGGCAAGATGTTCTGGTAGAGATCGTACAAGGGTAGACAGCGACTTCTCATGCATGAGGACACGGTCCAGAGCCACCGAGTCTAGGTGGCCGTTTGTTGAGGGATCCGTTTCCGGTGTTCCCAGGTCCCAGATAGAAAAGTCCTCCAGAGCACGAGCCACGACCGAGTAGAGATCCACTGATCTAGCTAGGAAGGAAGTGATCAATCCCTCATCAGAGCCAGTCCCTGTGGTACAAGACCCAGGTGGTGGGATAAAGTCGAGCAGTGGGACAGATTCGGATTGCTCACGACTGACCATCATCGGTCTTCCGTATGTCATGCACAGGATGCGGTCCCATGCGACGCACAAATACCAGACCCTTCGCAGCAACAATTTAGCTCGGTCGTTCTGAACTCTGGCGCTCAACCTGGCTCGTTGGAGGCCTAAGGATTGTGCCGCCCGAATGGCCATGCCCACGTGCATCCAGCATTGCTGAGGGTCAATAGGGTGAAGGTACTCGGATATGAGAAGAGCTGCTTGAATCGACTGAAACGAGACGCATGGAGCTCGTTGATAGTTCAGCAAGGCCAACGCGCGGCCGCAATACCTGGCTGATGCTTCTTCTCTTGCCTCTGAGCCTATGCCGGTGTCGACGCGCGAGGCCAGGGCAAAGACAGCATTAACGATGGAGAGAAAGATCC contains the following coding sequences:
- a CDS encoding MFS domain-containing protein; protein product: MDSASEKPTSAAVLEEPSVDAAKGANAATEHIESLSHDTRAALDKAVSRKFDRRVLPFCILMHLCSMIDRANMGNAKVLGLKEDLHLTGNRFNIAMSLFYITYILLEIPANAVIKRIGPKIWLSFLTTSFGIVTMCQAFAISFHGIIAVRIMLGLCDAGVLPGIMFTLASFYRRHELTTRMGYLSAVVSLSGAFGGLLATGFSRIPSGILHTWRHVLFFEGLITILIGFSVVLLPNSPATSSFLTEEERIYACSRLIDEAKALPDEKMNKVTFKRAIMHVPTQLVAVALICSLCCMGSLHIFTPTLLQSMGYSGQQAQLMSVPPYVLGAIVCITTATLSDRLRKRGIFFICLLAPCIFIGFTLNHFVSSVAVRYFGLFLAVSGGFSSSPLLLSWSVDNNSGPAVKAIASAYVIGLGGFGQLLSTWTYIATEAPKYPTGHSINMACACVLFLAVGCHSLWAMRENKKRSVGLRDSRLAREHEGLGHDHPAFKFTP